A portion of the Paenibacillus hamazuiensis genome contains these proteins:
- a CDS encoding ATP-binding protein, with amino-acid sequence MYNPIRGFRLRLLAQMVILISAVVIASMALSGAMFSIMLDDILKKYIGQQAMTVAKLAAMDERIAGAFELPDPPSVIQPIAERIRTETGASYVVIGNKDGIRYSHYDPQQIGLVMGTSNDPVFQDGMSVIYEGTGVSGPALKAKTPIRDRQGTVIGVSSVGFLFDEVDDKIAGYKAEMFKLTAVILGVGLLFAYLIARRVKKLILGLEPEEISFLYKEREATLESIRDAIVAVDMNEQIVTMNRRARELLHAQPFAVGKKLTHPQLREMMKTVAAAGQGRSNRKMFIHSQVFAIHAEPILQNNGVQGAVFTFLPESEIEQLTDEFSKIKAFSENMRAQNHEYLNKLNTIYGLLHLKHYDKALEIIAGEVKERQDVIAFLMASVKDPLVAACLLGKINRSKELKVGLEIDPDSNLTYIPPETDTKLLVTILGNIVDNGMEAARHKNGSYAKVKVSFTDLGKDMVFDIEDNGPGIAKEQERSIFAEGYTTKTGENHGIGLTIVKHSLAALNGQLFIDRSPLGGARFTVVVPKTRN; translated from the coding sequence ATGTATAATCCGATTCGCGGCTTCCGCCTCCGGTTGCTGGCCCAGATGGTCATCTTGATATCCGCTGTCGTGATCGCGAGCATGGCTTTATCGGGAGCGATGTTTTCGATCATGCTCGACGATATTTTGAAAAAATATATCGGCCAGCAGGCGATGACCGTTGCCAAATTGGCCGCCATGGACGAGCGGATCGCCGGCGCCTTCGAACTGCCGGACCCTCCGTCGGTGATCCAGCCAATCGCCGAGCGGATCCGGACCGAGACGGGCGCCAGCTACGTCGTCATCGGCAACAAGGACGGCATCCGGTACTCCCACTACGACCCGCAGCAAATCGGCCTCGTGATGGGCACTTCCAACGATCCGGTTTTTCAAGACGGGATGTCGGTCATTTATGAGGGCACCGGTGTTTCCGGACCGGCCCTTAAAGCGAAAACTCCGATCCGCGACAGGCAGGGAACCGTGATCGGCGTATCTTCGGTCGGGTTTCTGTTCGATGAAGTGGATGATAAAATAGCCGGGTACAAAGCGGAAATGTTCAAGCTTACGGCTGTGATTCTCGGTGTCGGCCTCTTATTTGCGTACCTGATCGCCCGCAGGGTCAAGAAGCTGATTTTGGGGCTCGAGCCGGAGGAAATCTCTTTCCTGTACAAGGAAAGAGAAGCTACGCTCGAATCGATTCGCGACGCCATCGTCGCCGTAGATATGAACGAGCAGATCGTCACGATGAACCGCAGAGCGCGCGAGCTGCTGCACGCTCAGCCGTTCGCGGTCGGCAAGAAGCTCACTCACCCGCAGCTGCGGGAGATGATGAAAACGGTGGCCGCTGCCGGACAAGGCCGCAGCAACCGAAAGATGTTCATACATTCGCAAGTGTTCGCCATACATGCCGAGCCGATTTTGCAAAATAACGGCGTCCAAGGCGCCGTTTTCACTTTTTTGCCCGAATCGGAAATCGAGCAGCTTACGGACGAATTTTCGAAAATCAAGGCGTTTTCGGAAAATATGCGAGCGCAAAATCATGAATACCTGAATAAGCTGAACACCATTTACGGCCTGCTGCATTTGAAGCATTACGATAAAGCCCTCGAGATCATCGCGGGTGAAGTCAAGGAACGCCAGGACGTTATCGCCTTCCTGATGGCATCGGTGAAAGACCCGCTTGTCGCCGCTTGTTTGCTTGGGAAAATCAACCGTTCCAAGGAGCTGAAGGTGGGTCTCGAAATCGACCCCGACAGCAATTTGACGTACATTCCCCCGGAAACGGATACGAAACTGCTCGTTACGATTCTCGGCAACATCGTGGACAACGGCATGGAGGCGGCTCGACATAAAAACGGGTCCTACGCGAAGGTCAAAGTTTCTTTTACCGACCTGGGGAAAGATATGGTGTTCGACATCGAGGATAACGGCCCCGGTATTGCAAAGGAGCAGGAGCGGTCGATTTTTGCGGAAGGCTACACGACGAAGACGGGGGAAAATCACGGAATCGGTTTGACGATCGTCAAACATTCGTTGGCGGCCTTAAACGGACAGCTTTTCATCGATCGAAGCCCGCTCGGCGGGGCCAGATTTACCGTCGTTGTACCGAAGACCCGAAATTAG
- a CDS encoding response regulator: MSENSIQVMIVEDDAIAAKIYEQFTHKLEGFRVVASASTGGQAMELLHAFTPDLILLDVFLPDMKGIDLLWHIRQSHRSIDVILITAANDTETVSEAIRGGAFSYIIKPIMIDKFTGTLERYKELRSHLHQRQSIDQYEVDRFFRPSDETKSNPQMESYSLPKGIDKLTLRLLRDKMKTIYEPVSVDDLAEIAGMSYSTVRRYLEYMVSVNEAEVDILYGTVGRPERKYRWIRKN; encoded by the coding sequence GTGTCTGAAAATTCCATTCAAGTTATGATCGTCGAAGACGATGCCATCGCCGCGAAAATTTATGAGCAATTTACTCATAAATTGGAAGGATTTCGGGTTGTCGCTTCGGCAAGCACCGGCGGACAAGCTATGGAGCTGCTTCACGCTTTCACTCCTGATCTGATTCTGCTCGACGTATTTTTGCCCGATATGAAAGGAATCGATCTGCTCTGGCACATTAGACAATCCCATCGAAGCATCGATGTGATTCTGATTACGGCGGCCAACGATACGGAAACGGTCAGCGAAGCGATCCGCGGGGGCGCTTTCAGCTATATTATCAAGCCCATCATGATCGATAAGTTCACCGGTACGCTCGAGCGCTACAAGGAGCTGCGTTCGCACCTGCATCAACGGCAAAGCATCGACCAGTATGAGGTCGACCGGTTTTTCCGGCCGTCGGATGAGACCAAATCGAACCCGCAGATGGAGAGCTATTCTCTGCCCAAGGGCATCGACAAGCTGACGCTCAGGCTGCTGAGGGATAAAATGAAGACCATTTATGAACCGGTCAGTGTCGACGACTTGGCGGAGATCGCCGGAATGAGCTACTCTACCGTAAGAAGATACTTGGAGTATATGGTGTCCGTTAACGAAGCGGAGGTCGACATCCTCTACGGAACGGTAGGGAGGCCGGAGCGCAAATACCGGTGGATTCGGAAAAATTGA